One stretch of Armigeres subalbatus isolate Guangzhou_Male chromosome 2, GZ_Asu_2, whole genome shotgun sequence DNA includes these proteins:
- the LOC134218500 gene encoding tyrosine-protein phosphatase non-receptor type 4 isoform X1 translates to MLERVRIGGFSGTYKVRSAELARDKKSQTKAVTVLFLDDTTHTFQLEKKAKGSDLLELVFQHLELSERDYFGLQFQPKCATNGSSKKDKNGSGGNSGSTGGSEATAISIEAGRWLDPNKPFRKQWNAVRLSGDISPVLIFRVKFYITDPSRLCEEYTRYQFYQQIKRDIFQGKLPVALNTACLLASYTVQSELGDYNPLEHTHGYLSDMQLLPEQNEELEHRISELHKLHRGQLPADAEYNYLEHAKRLDMYGIDSHKATDSTGKVLNLGVSSIGLLVYQNGIRINTFSWSKMVKVSFKRKDFFIQLRREPSESYDTLLGFNMGAHRNAKSLWKACVEHHSFFRLQRPHRSPRFLPLTLGSKFHYSGRTELQAVQESRQRGKVAKIFIRSPSKRLLTASQPQSPLLNGSGNESTNGTTNNKNQLSLLSLTKGNRTYDKVTSKTPSIPRKAWEQQSDELVLLNFSPNQFIDNHDPHFSPTFIEHCARTYDAQIPTMFDSPPAYNGINNPENSIPKEEGLVTIRLVADDQGRFGFNVKGGVDLNLPVQVSRVAPHTPADKSTPRICEGDQLVMINGRDVGTMMHEQVVNLIRASRQGGELMLTLKPNALVDYTEEEPLYQYVPEENDIVRGELNGDQLFTQSLLLLSDGLASGSLLAQYEQMYRKNADLAITEARKNDNLNKNRYRDISPYDCTRVVLLNAESGDYINANYVNMEIPPTGTINRYIATQGPLSTTVNDFWRMVQQESSHLVVMLTTVMERGRPKCHQYWPSADEEPLALSEGFSIRCLNEKPDETGSFVFRDLVLTDEKTGETRTIQHMQYLAWPDHGVPADPDLFLQFTEKVRAARNTTLLQEIEASLKNVKLRTMDENGGLDSSERRILHTDSDESPNDMPSSTSVHQYISAANPPIIVHCSAGIGRTGVLILMDTALALMEVKEPVYPLDIVQAMRDQRACMVQNVSQYRFVCECICAAYRKMVTKEVVETAPHKSSTATNGATAPLVSSSDEDSSSPLEEAPLEGSPLVRKAPLAVETTSLTTTPTTNNVTPTNGNDAATVTTAINGNAPGDS, encoded by the exons ATGCTTGAGCGTGTTCGAATCGGTGGTTTCAGTGGAACgtataaagtgagaagtgccGAACTGGCGCGCGATAAGAAATCCCAAACCAAAGCGGTGACCGTCCTGTTCCTCGATGACACCACTCACACCTTCCAGCTAGAGAAGAAGGCCAAGGGATCGGATTTGCTTGAGTTGGTATTTCAGCATCTGGAACTATCGGAGCGAGACTACTTCGGGCTACAGTTTCAGCCGAAATGTGCCACCAACGGCAGCAGCAAAAAGGACAAGAACGGTTCCGGTGGCAACAGCGGTAGCACCGGTGGAAGCGAGGCCACCGCAATTTCCATTGAGGCTGGGCGATGGCTTGATCCGAACAAGCCATTCCGGAAGCAGTGGAACGCGGTTCGACTCTCGGGTGACATCAGTCCGGTACTGATTTTTAGAGTGAAGTTTTACATCACAGATCCTAGCCGACTGTGTGAAGAGTATACGAGATACCAGTTTTATCAGCAGATAAAACGGGATATTTTTCAAGGGAAGCTGCCAGTGGCATTGAACACCGCCTGTCTGCTCGCTAGTTATACCGTGCAGT CTGAACTAGGCGATTACAATCCATTGGAACATACGCATGGCTATCTCAGTGATATGCAATTACTGCCGGAACAAAACGAAGAGTTGGAACATCGGATATCGGAGCTGCACAAGCTTCATAGGGGACAGCTACCGGCGGATGCCGAATACAACTATCTTGAGCACGCCAAACGACTTGATATGTACGGGATAGATTCTCACAAGGCAACG GACTCGACCGGAAAAGTATTAAACCTGGGCGTATCATCCATAGGATTACTAGTCTACCAAAACGGTATTCGCATTAACACCTTCTCCTGGTCCAAGATGGTGAAAGTGTCATTCAAACGAAAAGATTTCTTCATCCAACTGCGACGGGAACCG TCGGAGAGTTACGACACACTGCTTGGGTTCAACATGGGCGCACATCGCAACGCAAAGTCACTGTGGAAGGCTTGTGTCGAACATCACTCGTTTTTCCGTCTGCAAAGACCGCACCGATCACCACGATTCCTGCCATTAACTCTAGGTTCTAA GTTCCATTATTCCGGTCGCACCGAGCTTCAAGCTGTACAAGAAAGCCGGCAGCGTGGTAAAGTTGCAAAAATATTCATCCGTTCGCCCAGTAAACGTCTTTTGACGGCGTCTCAACCTCAGTCGCCGTTGCTTAATGGTTCCGGCAACGAAAGCACTAATGGAACCACGAATAATAAGAATCAACTGTCGTTATTGTCGTTAACCAAGGGAAACCGGACATATGACAAAGTTACATCGAAAACGCCGTCGATTCCGAGAAAAGCTTGGGAACAGCAGAGTGATGAGTTAGTTTTGTTAAACTTCAGTCCAAACCAGTTCATTGATAATCATGATCCTCATTTCAGTCCCACATTCATCGAGCATTGTGCAAGAACATACGATGCACAAATTCCGACAATGTTCGATTCTCCCCCCGCGTACAACGGTATTAACAATCCAGAAAACAGTATACCCAAGGAAGAAGGTCTTGTAACGATACGGTTAGTGGCCGATGATCAAGGCCGGTTCGGGTTCAACGTGAAAGGTGGTGTGGATTTGAATCTTCCTGTGCAGGTGTCCCGAGTGGCGCCCCACACGCCGGCAGACAAAAGCACTCCACGGATTTGCGAAGGCGACCAATTAGTAATGATCAATGGGCGTGACGTTGGCACCATGATGCACGAACAGGTTGTGAATTTGATCCGTGCCTCGCGGCAGGGAGGCGAGCTTATGCTAACGCTGAAACCGAATGCCTTAGTTGACTATACGGAAGAGGAACCACTGTATCAGTACGTTCCGGAAGAAAACGATATCGTACGTGGCGAACTGAATGGCGATCAGCTGTTTACGCAATCGTTGCTTTTATTGAGTGACGGATTGGCGTCCGGATCATTGCTTGCACAGTACGAGCAGATGTACAGAAAAAATGCGGATCTAGCTATTACAGAAGCTAGGAAGAACGACAATCTTAACAAGAACCGCTACAGGGATATTTCGCCTT ATGATTGCACTCGTGTGGTTTTGTTGAATGCTGAAAGCGGCGATTACATAAACGCAAACTACGTAAACATGGAAATTCCACCAACGGGAACAATCAACCGATACATTGCTACACAGGGCCCTCTTTCAACCACGGTGAACGATTTTTGGCGAATGGTTCAACAAGAAAGCAGCCATCTGGTGGTTATGCTGACCACCGTCATGGAACGAGGGCGACCCAAATGTCACCAATATTGGCCATCGGCTGACGAAGAACCTTTGGCCTTATCTGAAGGATTCTCCATCAGATGCCTAAACGAGAAACCGGACGAAACAGGAAGCTTCGTTTTTCGAGATTTGGTGCTGACAGATGAGAAGACTGGTGAAACCAGAACGATCCAGCATATGCAATACCTTGCTTGGCCAGATCACGGAGTACCAGCGGATCCGGACCTTTTTCTACAATTCACGGAAAAAGTACGTGCCGCGCGAAATACCACCCTTTTGCAGGAGATCGAAGCCAGCTTAAAAAACGTCAAGTTAAGAACGATGGACGAAAATGGGGGCTTGGATTCATCAGAGCGACGGATTTTGCATACGGATAGCGATGAAAGTCCAAACGATATGCCTTCGTCAACATCAGTTCATCA atacATCAGTGCAGCAAATCCCCCCATCATTGTTCATTGTTCCGCTGGTATCGGTCGAACAGGGGTTCTAATTCTAATGGATACGGCACTCGCATTGATGGAAGTGAAAGAACCCGTTTACCCTTTGGATATAGTTCAGGCAATGCGTGATCAAAGGGCTTGTATGGTACAAAACGTG AGTCAGTATCGCTTTGTTTGCGAATGCATCTGTGCAGCCTATCGAAAAATGGTAACCAAAGAAGTGGTGGAAACTGCTCCACATAAATCCAGTACGGCCACAAACGGTGCTACTGCCCCATTGGTATCTTCTAGTGATGAAGATTCGAGTTCTCCGTTGGAAGAAGCTCCGCTGGAAGGATCACCTCTGGTGCGCAAAGCCCCACTGGCAGTAGAAACGACGAGTCTTACCACCACTCCAACCACCAACAATGTTACACCCACTAATGGAAACGATGCAGCTACTGTTACTACTGCCATCAACGGGAACGCCCCGGGGGATTCCTGA
- the LOC134218500 gene encoding tyrosine-protein phosphatase non-receptor type 4 isoform X2 has product MLERVRIGGFSGTYKVRSAELARDKKSQTKAVTVLFLDDTTHTFQLEKKAKGSDLLELVFQHLELSERDYFGLQFQPKCATNGSSKKDKNGSGGNSGSTGGSEATAISIEAGRWLDPNKPFRKQWNAVRLSGDISPVLIFRVKFYITDPSRLCEEYTRYQFYQQIKRDIFQGKLPVALNTACLLASYTVQSELGDYNPLEHTHGYLSDMQLLPEQNEELEHRISELHKLHRGQLPADAEYNYLEHAKRLDMYGIDSHKATDSTGKVLNLGVSSIGLLVYQNGIRINTFSWSKMVKVSFKRKDFFIQLRREPSESYDTLLGFNMGAHRNAKSLWKACVEHHSFFRLQRPHRSPRFLPLTLGSKFHYSGRTELQAVQESRQRGKVAKIFIRSPSKRLLTASQPQSPLLNGSGNESTNGTTNNKNQLSLLSLTKGNRTYDKVTSKTPSIPRKAWEQQSDDPTFIEHCARTYDAQIPTMFDSPPAYNGINNPENSIPKEEGLVTIRLVADDQGRFGFNVKGGVDLNLPVQVSRVAPHTPADKSTPRICEGDQLVMINGRDVGTMMHEQVVNLIRASRQGGELMLTLKPNALVDYTEEEPLYQYVPEENDIVRGELNGDQLFTQSLLLLSDGLASGSLLAQYEQMYRKNADLAITEARKNDNLNKNRYRDISPYDCTRVVLLNAESGDYINANYVNMEIPPTGTINRYIATQGPLSTTVNDFWRMVQQESSHLVVMLTTVMERGRPKCHQYWPSADEEPLALSEGFSIRCLNEKPDETGSFVFRDLVLTDEKTGETRTIQHMQYLAWPDHGVPADPDLFLQFTEKVRAARNTTLLQEIEASLKNVKLRTMDENGGLDSSERRILHTDSDESPNDMPSSTSVHQYISAANPPIIVHCSAGIGRTGVLILMDTALALMEVKEPVYPLDIVQAMRDQRACMVQNVSQYRFVCECICAAYRKMVTKEVVETAPHKSSTATNGATAPLVSSSDEDSSSPLEEAPLEGSPLVRKAPLAVETTSLTTTPTTNNVTPTNGNDAATVTTAINGNAPGDS; this is encoded by the exons ATGCTTGAGCGTGTTCGAATCGGTGGTTTCAGTGGAACgtataaagtgagaagtgccGAACTGGCGCGCGATAAGAAATCCCAAACCAAAGCGGTGACCGTCCTGTTCCTCGATGACACCACTCACACCTTCCAGCTAGAGAAGAAGGCCAAGGGATCGGATTTGCTTGAGTTGGTATTTCAGCATCTGGAACTATCGGAGCGAGACTACTTCGGGCTACAGTTTCAGCCGAAATGTGCCACCAACGGCAGCAGCAAAAAGGACAAGAACGGTTCCGGTGGCAACAGCGGTAGCACCGGTGGAAGCGAGGCCACCGCAATTTCCATTGAGGCTGGGCGATGGCTTGATCCGAACAAGCCATTCCGGAAGCAGTGGAACGCGGTTCGACTCTCGGGTGACATCAGTCCGGTACTGATTTTTAGAGTGAAGTTTTACATCACAGATCCTAGCCGACTGTGTGAAGAGTATACGAGATACCAGTTTTATCAGCAGATAAAACGGGATATTTTTCAAGGGAAGCTGCCAGTGGCATTGAACACCGCCTGTCTGCTCGCTAGTTATACCGTGCAGT CTGAACTAGGCGATTACAATCCATTGGAACATACGCATGGCTATCTCAGTGATATGCAATTACTGCCGGAACAAAACGAAGAGTTGGAACATCGGATATCGGAGCTGCACAAGCTTCATAGGGGACAGCTACCGGCGGATGCCGAATACAACTATCTTGAGCACGCCAAACGACTTGATATGTACGGGATAGATTCTCACAAGGCAACG GACTCGACCGGAAAAGTATTAAACCTGGGCGTATCATCCATAGGATTACTAGTCTACCAAAACGGTATTCGCATTAACACCTTCTCCTGGTCCAAGATGGTGAAAGTGTCATTCAAACGAAAAGATTTCTTCATCCAACTGCGACGGGAACCG TCGGAGAGTTACGACACACTGCTTGGGTTCAACATGGGCGCACATCGCAACGCAAAGTCACTGTGGAAGGCTTGTGTCGAACATCACTCGTTTTTCCGTCTGCAAAGACCGCACCGATCACCACGATTCCTGCCATTAACTCTAGGTTCTAA GTTCCATTATTCCGGTCGCACCGAGCTTCAAGCTGTACAAGAAAGCCGGCAGCGTGGTAAAGTTGCAAAAATATTCATCCGTTCGCCCAGTAAACGTCTTTTGACGGCGTCTCAACCTCAGTCGCCGTTGCTTAATGGTTCCGGCAACGAAAGCACTAATGGAACCACGAATAATAAGAATCAACTGTCGTTATTGTCGTTAACCAAGGGAAACCGGACATATGACAAAGTTACATCGAAAACGCCGTCGATTCCGAGAAAAGCTTGGGAACAGCAGAGTGATGA TCCCACATTCATCGAGCATTGTGCAAGAACATACGATGCACAAATTCCGACAATGTTCGATTCTCCCCCCGCGTACAACGGTATTAACAATCCAGAAAACAGTATACCCAAGGAAGAAGGTCTTGTAACGATACGGTTAGTGGCCGATGATCAAGGCCGGTTCGGGTTCAACGTGAAAGGTGGTGTGGATTTGAATCTTCCTGTGCAGGTGTCCCGAGTGGCGCCCCACACGCCGGCAGACAAAAGCACTCCACGGATTTGCGAAGGCGACCAATTAGTAATGATCAATGGGCGTGACGTTGGCACCATGATGCACGAACAGGTTGTGAATTTGATCCGTGCCTCGCGGCAGGGAGGCGAGCTTATGCTAACGCTGAAACCGAATGCCTTAGTTGACTATACGGAAGAGGAACCACTGTATCAGTACGTTCCGGAAGAAAACGATATCGTACGTGGCGAACTGAATGGCGATCAGCTGTTTACGCAATCGTTGCTTTTATTGAGTGACGGATTGGCGTCCGGATCATTGCTTGCACAGTACGAGCAGATGTACAGAAAAAATGCGGATCTAGCTATTACAGAAGCTAGGAAGAACGACAATCTTAACAAGAACCGCTACAGGGATATTTCGCCTT ATGATTGCACTCGTGTGGTTTTGTTGAATGCTGAAAGCGGCGATTACATAAACGCAAACTACGTAAACATGGAAATTCCACCAACGGGAACAATCAACCGATACATTGCTACACAGGGCCCTCTTTCAACCACGGTGAACGATTTTTGGCGAATGGTTCAACAAGAAAGCAGCCATCTGGTGGTTATGCTGACCACCGTCATGGAACGAGGGCGACCCAAATGTCACCAATATTGGCCATCGGCTGACGAAGAACCTTTGGCCTTATCTGAAGGATTCTCCATCAGATGCCTAAACGAGAAACCGGACGAAACAGGAAGCTTCGTTTTTCGAGATTTGGTGCTGACAGATGAGAAGACTGGTGAAACCAGAACGATCCAGCATATGCAATACCTTGCTTGGCCAGATCACGGAGTACCAGCGGATCCGGACCTTTTTCTACAATTCACGGAAAAAGTACGTGCCGCGCGAAATACCACCCTTTTGCAGGAGATCGAAGCCAGCTTAAAAAACGTCAAGTTAAGAACGATGGACGAAAATGGGGGCTTGGATTCATCAGAGCGACGGATTTTGCATACGGATAGCGATGAAAGTCCAAACGATATGCCTTCGTCAACATCAGTTCATCA atacATCAGTGCAGCAAATCCCCCCATCATTGTTCATTGTTCCGCTGGTATCGGTCGAACAGGGGTTCTAATTCTAATGGATACGGCACTCGCATTGATGGAAGTGAAAGAACCCGTTTACCCTTTGGATATAGTTCAGGCAATGCGTGATCAAAGGGCTTGTATGGTACAAAACGTG AGTCAGTATCGCTTTGTTTGCGAATGCATCTGTGCAGCCTATCGAAAAATGGTAACCAAAGAAGTGGTGGAAACTGCTCCACATAAATCCAGTACGGCCACAAACGGTGCTACTGCCCCATTGGTATCTTCTAGTGATGAAGATTCGAGTTCTCCGTTGGAAGAAGCTCCGCTGGAAGGATCACCTCTGGTGCGCAAAGCCCCACTGGCAGTAGAAACGACGAGTCTTACCACCACTCCAACCACCAACAATGTTACACCCACTAATGGAAACGATGCAGCTACTGTTACTACTGCCATCAACGGGAACGCCCCGGGGGATTCCTGA
- the LOC134218501 gene encoding uncharacterized protein LOC134218501 produces MDIFQNQCTESLGFDSMLAANPINSPLQSIEPTSHLSFNSAYFSTIPAPPCTTVSSAVTVACAANGSISSSTGVSSGPNDVVLPSIFVKVPMQINQQYQQQNQSRSNAEAIKCEEKSEAIKRELGDLRALEKGTAMVQVPNVSESYLEEDRQERREEELRVHCCEFCPLVTLVEQNLRDHVRDKHPSRERDITDFLNCPACENKFRKSNSLKVHLEVDHMMDETEVNTLIDGRFLRVPESTNCESSIRGGDEVSVVEPVQEVAPEQNRSRIYIKNVQLLKKPDVIEQENVQQANQQQTTQQQPPQNGKIFIRNVSSLQNLNFNQNVENVFQNPSGLHESKYSFVVPAPSPNSQSPPISIGESVTGGSSQRNNIFIRNVDILRNPMIPITPPTINSTCEMSRTSSSESLYTTPPPPIVSPSTSVSSIGTPLSAGCSALNMVILPTPICSSNSSTPPTTFTPPLMTVANFDSGLQTAQPQRKSKIFIKNISVLKQPTIHLKSVDELNLMTIDQLQLQNLLPPTSTAQNLNSVEMSNEIGTQPMQEDSFLNILEEVPSDLDEFQDNGSQYQDMTGCDSACGSVTEQETYQQEFNNDFIIIEPDRTAENVAYDEQQEHLRIAAHTNDLLEHQQLQASSSETVEQQPYNHTDDYNMFVCAEDIINLDPPAPSEPESSEPPSIQSTPPHIQSQPQQSVQAQQGRIYVADNLMEPSGPILQPSQQSPSHLTHSINETAISPLNQMEQININLPTGHPSDILPQQTPSSSAKPQKPSDKDRERTRTRGRPKGAKQTGITKLKKLYNNLTPMEEGYKCDFGECGVRFKQPETLAYHKKCHDTVNESTNSDGTRCPECGSQEFRNWNTLHTHLWREHSIDMELYSCQLCNFKTPVLCRLNNTHMKIHSDEKNFICAICNKAFKNNKQLRNHRRSHRDLQQVHQPKESHRPQSPWLQSDNPVKCVQCDFKFANQKFLKAHMESRHVPESVEVDGRMRCLICGMHLKTRYLLLSHVAKHSDEKRFKCSSCDFSCNDHNSMRRHKMRHNSEGHMYRCSYCDYTSIQSTTYRRHLERMHADVATNLLYKCTECSFVSISEVKYQLHKAKHKQEGDIIAPVPQGGTPSTSLATEPIQQVVEEEEPERLCESVNSDVVIVEKDSIEPPMDAFSLIPPPLGDHHQHQYDQQFPLIRPAGFANNLSKVDNFYGYGNAGPMGDQQHYQQQQTGATLQQTVQQGAVAQLVATTDGAVIVSSIDGSATGSLSGGHQQHGYDAMKNSISAMAPMTYGESALGS; encoded by the exons AtggacatttttcaaaatcaatgcACGGAGAGCCTCGGATTTGATTCTATG CTGGCGGCAAATCCCATCAATTCGCCACTGCAGAGTATTGAGCCTACTTCCCATCTCAGTTTCAATTCGGCATACTTCAGCACAATACCTGCTCCGCCGTGCACCACCGTGTCAAGTGCTGTAACAGTCGCCTGCGCTGCTAATGGATCCATCAGCAGTTCAACAGGAGTTTCATCCGGACCGAACGATGTCGTTCTGCCGAGCATATTCGTTAAAGTGCCCATGCAAATCAACCAGCAGTATCAGCAGCAGAACCAGTCCCGGAGCAATGCGGAAGCTATCAAGTGCGAGGAGAAATCGGAAGCTATTAAGCGTGAGCTGGGAGATTTGCGGGCGCTGGAAAAGGGCACCGCCATGGTACAGGTACCCAATGTATCCGAGAGTTATTTGGAGGAGGACCGCCAGGAACGCAGGGAGGAAGAGTTGAGAGTGCACTGTTGTGAGTTTTGCCCGCTGGTTACCCTGGTGGAACAAAATTTGAGAGATCACGTTCGCGATAAGCATCCCAGCCGAGAACGAGATATCACGGATTTTCTGAACTGCCCAGCTTGCGAGAATAAGTTTCGGAAATCGAATTCCTTGAAAGTGCACCTTGAGGTCGATCACATGATGGACGAAACTGAGGTGAATACGTTGATCGATGGACGATTTTTGCGCGTCCCGGAATCAACTAATTGCGAATCCTCAATTCGCGGCGGAGATGAAGTTTCGGTTGTTGAACCTGTTCAAGAG GTCGCCCCAGAGCAGAACAGAAGTCGAATCTACATAAAAAATGTACAGTTGCTCAAAAAACCTGATGTCATTGAGCAGGAAAACGTTCAACAAGCTAATCAACAGCAAACTACTCAACAACAACCTCCACAAAATGGGAAGATTTTCATCCGTAACGTATCTTCATTGCAAAACCTGAATTTCAACCAAAACGTAGAGAATGTATTTCAAAATCCTTCTGGATTGCATGAGAGCAAATACAGCTTCGTGGTTCCTGCGCCTAGTCCAAACAGTCAGTCACCTCCGATAAGTATAGGCGAATCGGTGACCGGAGGATCTTCGCAACGTAATAATATATTTATACGCAATGTTGATATCTTACGGAATCCAATGATTCCCATAACTCCCCCGACGATCAATTCAACTTGTGAGATGAGTCGGACCAGCAGTAGTGAAAGTTTGTACACAACCCCACCTCCGCCGATTGTCAGTCCATCCACGTCTGTATCCAGCATCGGAACCCCATTATCAGCTGGGTGCTCGGCCCTGAATATGGTTATTCTTCCGACCCCTATTTGTAGCAGCAATTCTTCGACACCTCCGACAACTTTCACTCCGCCGTTGATGACTGTGGCTAATTTTGATTCAGGCCTGCAAACAGCACAACCGCAGAGGAAGAGCAAGATATTTATAAAGAATATTAGCGTGCTCAAGCAACCGACTATCCATTTGAAATCCGTCGACGAACTTAATTTAATGACCATCGATCAGCTACAGTTGCAAAATTTGCTTCCACCAACGAGCACTGCTCAAAATTTGAATAGTGTAGAAATGAGCAATGAAATTGGAACGCAACCAATGCAGGAGGACagctttttgaatattttggaagaGGTCCCTTCCGATCTTGACGAGTTTCAAGACAACGGATCGCAGTATCAGGACATGACAGGCTGTGATTCCGCTTGCGGTAGTGTGACTGAACAAGAAACCTATCAACAGGAATTTAATAATGACTTCATCATAATTGAACCGGATAGGACAGCGGAAAATGTAGCATACGATGAACAACAGGAACATTTAAG GATTGCAGCACATACAAATGACCTGCTTGAGCATCAGCAATTACAAGCTTCTTCGTCGGAAACTGTGGAACAGCAACCGTACAACCATACGGACGATTATAATATGTTTGTTTGTGCGGAGGATATAATTAACCTCGATCCTCCAGCACCTTCAGAGCCGGAATCTTCAGAACCACCATCAATACAATCAACGCCGCCGCATATTCAATCACAACCACAACAATCCGTACAAGCACAGCAAGGTCGTATCTATGTTGCAGACAATTTAATGGAACCCAGTGGGCCTATTTTACAGCCCTCTCAACAATCGCCGTCGCATCTAACGCATTCCATAAATGAAACAGCGATATCGCCGTTGAATCAAATGGAACAAATCAATATCAATCTTCCTACAGGACATCCCAGTGATATTCTGCCACAGCAGACTCCTAGCTCTTCGGCTAAGCCTCAAAAACCGTCAGATAAAGATCGCGAACGTACTCGAACCAGAGGGCGCCCCAAAGGTGCCAAACAAACTGGAATTACAAAACTGAAAAAACTTTATAACAACCTAACGCCTATGGAAGAAGGCTATAAATGCGACTTTGGAGAATGTGGTGTTCGCTTCAAACAACCGGAAACTTTAGCATACCACAAAAAGTGTCACGATACGGTTAATGAAAGCACCAATTCGGACGGAACTCGTTGCCCGGAATGCGGTTCACAAGAGTTTAGAAATTGGAACACGTTGCACACGCACCTGTGGAGGGAACACTCGATAGACATGGAACTCTATTCTTGCCAGTTGTGTAACTTCAAAACCCCTGTTCTGTGTCGTTTGAACAACACCCACATGAAGATCCATTCGGATGAAAAGAACTTTATTTGCGCTATTTGTAACAAGGCTTTCAAGAATAACAAACAATTGAGGAATCATCGACGATCCCATAGGGATCTTCAGCAAGTTCATCAACCGAAAGAGAGTCACAGACCTCAAAGTCCTTGGCTCCAGTCTGATAACCCCGTGAAGTGCGTTCAATGTGATTTCAAATTTGCGAATCAAAAGTTCCTCAAAGCGCATATGGAAAGCAGACACGTCCCGGAAAGCGTCGAAGTTGACGGACGAATGAGGTGTTTGATCTGTGGAATGCATCTGAAAACCAGATATTTATTGCTATCGCATGTGGCCAAACATTCCGATGAAAAACGATTCAAATGCTCCAGTTGCGACTTTTCGTGCAACGACCACAATTCCATGCGAAGGCACAAAATGAGGCACAACTCCGAAGGACACATGTATCGGTGCTCATACTGTGATTACACGAGCATTCAAAGCACAACTTATCGAAGGCATTTGGAGCGCATGCATGCAGATGTGGCTACCAATCTTTTATACAAATGCACAGAATGCTCGTTCGTATCCATCAGTGAAGTTAAATATCAATTACACAAAGCGAAGCATAAACAGGAAGGAGATATAATCGCCCCAGTACCGCAAGGAGGCACACCATCCACCAGTCTTGCAACAGAACCAATTCAACAAGTTGTAGAGGAAGAAGAACCGGAGCGATTATGCGAAAGTGTCAACTCCGATGTGGTCATTGTAGAAAAGGATTCAATCGAACCTCCGATGGACGCTTTCTCGCTTATTCCTCCACCACTGGGTGACCATCATCAGCACCAGTACGATCAACAATTCCCACTGATACGACCAGCAGGGTTTGCCAATAATCTCTCCAAGGTGGACAATTTTTACGGATACGGCAACGCCGGTCCCATGGGTGATCAACAGCATTACCAACAACAGCAAACGGGAGCGACGCTGCAGCAAACGGTACAACAGGGGGCCGTTGCTCAGCTGGTGGCAACAACGGATGGTGCTGTGATTGTTTCTTCCATCGATGGTTCAGCAACAGGATCATTATCGGGTGGACATCAACAGCATGGATACGACGCCATGAAGAACAGCATTTCCGCAATGGCACCAATGACTTACGGTGAAAGCGCCCTCGGTAGCTGA